A DNA window from Mycolicibacter terrae contains the following coding sequences:
- a CDS encoding xylulokinase yields the protein MNPADRVVLAVDLGTGGPKVGFVALDGTVLWSDLFAVPTNYGPGGAATQDAGLWWAIIRDATRRGLAESGLHGDQVAGVAITGQWASTVPVGADGRPVGPCVMWMDTRGAPYSRTTFGGRLQGYRPRALLSWLRRNGGIPTPSGDDPVGHMLHLQHGDPAGSGAARWFLEPVDYLSMCFTGRAAASRASMMGAWLTDNRNLAVLDYDDVLVRLAGVDRAKLPPLVPTGSIISPVAPAVAAELGISPAAQVVTGTPDLHSAAVGSGAVRQGELHLTISTTSWISCPVAVKKTDAFHQLATVPGLDPSSYLLVNNQDTAGRALQWLRDNIFDDLDYDALTALAAGAPAGSNGIIFTPWLKGEHSPIDDRNARGGFHNLSLDTTRADLVRAVLEGVAYNSRWLLDCVNRFTGNDGPIRIVGGGARSDLWCQIIADVCGRTCERVADPLNAQLRGAALFAGIGMGVLERDELRDLIPLDGVFEPIAANRAVYDRLFAEFPGLYKTQKGMFARLAR from the coding sequence ATGAACCCCGCGGATCGCGTCGTCCTGGCCGTCGACCTGGGCACCGGCGGCCCCAAGGTCGGGTTCGTGGCGCTGGACGGCACCGTGCTGTGGTCGGACCTCTTCGCGGTCCCGACCAACTACGGGCCGGGCGGGGCGGCGACCCAGGACGCCGGTCTGTGGTGGGCGATCATCCGCGACGCCACGCGGCGTGGGCTCGCCGAAAGCGGGTTGCACGGCGATCAGGTGGCCGGGGTCGCCATCACCGGGCAGTGGGCCAGCACGGTCCCGGTCGGCGCCGACGGCCGTCCGGTGGGTCCGTGCGTGATGTGGATGGACACCCGCGGGGCCCCCTACAGCCGCACGACGTTCGGCGGGCGCCTGCAGGGCTACCGGCCGCGGGCACTGCTCAGTTGGCTGCGCCGAAACGGCGGCATCCCGACTCCGAGCGGCGACGACCCGGTCGGGCACATGCTGCATCTGCAACACGGCGACCCGGCGGGGTCCGGCGCGGCACGGTGGTTCCTGGAGCCGGTGGACTACCTGAGCATGTGTTTCACCGGCCGTGCCGCGGCGTCGCGGGCCTCGATGATGGGCGCCTGGCTCACCGACAACCGCAACCTGGCCGTGCTCGACTACGACGACGTGCTGGTGCGACTTGCCGGCGTCGACAGGGCGAAACTGCCGCCGCTGGTGCCGACCGGTTCGATCATCTCCCCGGTGGCACCGGCGGTCGCCGCCGAACTCGGCATCTCGCCTGCGGCACAGGTGGTCACCGGCACCCCGGACCTGCACAGCGCGGCGGTGGGTTCCGGCGCGGTGCGGCAGGGCGAGCTGCACCTGACCATCAGCACCACGTCGTGGATCAGCTGCCCGGTGGCGGTCAAGAAGACCGATGCGTTCCACCAGCTCGCCACGGTGCCGGGCCTCGACCCGTCGAGCTACCTGCTGGTCAACAATCAGGACACCGCCGGCCGGGCGCTGCAATGGTTGCGCGACAACATCTTCGACGATCTGGACTACGACGCGCTGACCGCCCTGGCCGCCGGTGCGCCGGCCGGGTCGAACGGGATCATCTTCACCCCGTGGCTCAAAGGCGAACACTCCCCCATCGACGACCGCAATGCGCGCGGCGGCTTCCACAATCTGTCGCTGGACACCACTCGCGCCGATCTGGTGCGTGCGGTGCTCGAAGGGGTGGCCTACAACAGCCGCTGGCTGCTCGACTGTGTGAACCGGTTCACCGGCAATGACGGACCGATCCGGATCGTCGGCGGCGGGGCCCGCTCAGACCTGTGGTGCCAGATCATCGCCGACGTGTGCGGGCGCACCTGCGAACGGGTGGCCGACCCGCTCAACGCGCAGTTGCGCGGTGCGGCGTTGTTCGCCGGTATCGGGATGGGGGTATTGGAGCGCGATGAGCTGCGTGATCTGATCCCGCTCGACGGCGTCTTCGAGCCGATCGCGGCGAACCGCGCGGTCTATGACCGGCTCTTCGCCGAGTTCCCCGGGCTCTACAAGACGCAGAAGGGCATGTTCGCCCGACTGGCACGCTAG
- a CDS encoding non-ribosomal peptide synthetase: protein MTEASTQRNPASSIEDVLALSPLQQGLFSLAKLATDGLAADDGVDVYTVQFVIDVVGAVDAGLLRRSAEAMLARHANLRASFWDVDLPHPVQIIPAQADLRWREIDAVPGEFEEIANTERTTNFDLARGPLLRFVLVRSAADRHRLILTVHHLLLDGWSMAVFFDELVAIYRAGGVDPLPAPRPYRDYIGWLGAQDTDEAVAAWRDYLAPLTAPTILADGERAELGSAIPQTHEVALGPDDTARLSEWARRHGLTLNTVLQFAWAVLLGRLTDRDEVSFGAVVSGRPQQLTGVESMVGLFINTVPVVASTPPRAEVVATCQALQRDTAAMRDLGYVSLSTVQRASANAVFDTLLVFENAPIGSAAAGVTTPDGVRFIPVTVESLTHYPLTLVSSPPRDGRLTVLLEAVPDALGELSVPDLGRRLLQVLRQLVDPARPRIADLDVLLPAERARRGQPVASVNVPAASVPALFAAAVAANPDSPALTGEDRTLTYAELYSETARLAGALAGRGIGQEDRVAIALPRSLDSVIAILAVLQTGAAYVPIDVTLPKTRIESILRQADPKLTLTAELLAELRSGDVGRGPTPTAIHPDSAAYVIFTSGSTGEPKGVVGTHRALASYFADHEQRMYAPAVARLGRRLRIAHAWSLSFDASWQPLVGLLGGQSVHLFSAEEMRDAEAIIDGIRRYRLDMIDTSPSMFTQLFDAGLLGAQAAHRLSVLALGGEAIAAHTWLKLRSVSAASSVAVHNCYGPTEATVEAVVADVADTDVPVIGEAVRGMTAHVLDSGLRGVPDGVAGELYLAGAQVTRGYLGRAGATAGRYVADPFSVGGRMYRTGDLVRRRADGRLMYLGRADDQVKVRGYRVEIAEVETALAAATGVTATAVLPVQGPTGTQLAGFVTGPGVDATRVRAEIGARLPAYLVPARITVVESMPLTPNGKLDAEALVALAGPIIGSGAEPATDTERALVEILAEVFGGQAGLAGVTPGVETDLRELGLDSIVALSMVRAARRRGLPMRPRTALTCNTIRDLAAALDNEAAEAERAVESAADDGPIPLLPAGRWLYQYGSPRRLGQVEAIRLPAGTDPQRLRSALAAIVAVHPVLHTRLDPATLMLHPIEPVDILTEIAVDADDLQTVTEHGTRLLAGLDPQAGVLLRALWLRPSAGTGVLLLCGHVLALDPVSWQVILGELHAALAGADPLPERSGYRRWATALTERAHALDTAGYWAAQLTGEDPELGARRVRPDCDRAGDLTVSMAVADPTITAALLASQLPMHDLLVAATARMVTAWRTRRGQDGAAPLLALETHGRAEDAVPGVDTADIAGLLTAIYPLRVHHPDPAGVARALAQIPGSGIDYGLLAYLRPDTAVQLAAGAGPQVLLNYLGRVDRAGGGPAVAPDLIAGLPSVPEPDQAVRHELSIFAAVADLGSGPALMTQWRTLPDILGAGQITELQELFAQSLGDLVEELR, encoded by the coding sequence GTGACCGAGGCCTCAACACAGCGCAACCCAGCGTCATCGATCGAGGACGTGCTGGCACTGTCCCCGCTGCAGCAGGGGCTGTTCTCGCTGGCCAAGCTCGCCACTGATGGGTTGGCAGCCGACGACGGGGTGGACGTCTACACCGTGCAATTCGTCATCGACGTCGTCGGCGCCGTCGACGCCGGGCTGCTGCGCCGCAGCGCCGAGGCGATGCTGGCCCGGCACGCCAATCTGCGGGCGTCGTTCTGGGATGTCGACCTGCCGCACCCGGTGCAGATCATCCCCGCGCAGGCCGACCTTCGGTGGCGCGAGATCGATGCCGTCCCAGGTGAATTCGAGGAGATCGCGAACACCGAACGCACCACCAACTTCGATCTGGCCCGCGGGCCCCTGCTGCGCTTTGTGCTGGTCCGCTCCGCCGCCGACCGGCACCGGCTGATCCTCACCGTGCACCACCTGCTGCTCGACGGCTGGTCGATGGCGGTGTTCTTCGACGAACTGGTGGCGATCTACCGGGCCGGCGGCGTCGACCCGCTGCCCGCACCGCGCCCCTACCGTGACTACATCGGCTGGCTGGGCGCCCAGGACACCGATGAAGCCGTCGCCGCCTGGCGCGACTATCTGGCCCCGCTGACCGCCCCGACCATCCTGGCCGACGGCGAGCGGGCCGAATTGGGCAGCGCCATACCGCAGACCCACGAGGTGGCCCTGGGCCCCGACGACACCGCCCGGCTGAGCGAGTGGGCCCGGCGGCACGGCCTGACCCTGAACACGGTGCTGCAGTTCGCCTGGGCGGTGCTGCTCGGCCGGCTCACCGACCGCGACGAGGTGTCGTTCGGTGCGGTGGTCTCCGGGCGGCCCCAGCAGCTCACCGGCGTCGAATCCATGGTCGGGCTGTTCATCAACACCGTCCCGGTGGTCGCATCGACACCGCCGCGGGCCGAGGTGGTCGCGACCTGCCAAGCACTGCAACGTGATACCGCGGCCATGCGCGACCTGGGCTACGTGAGCCTGTCCACGGTGCAGCGGGCCAGCGCCAACGCAGTGTTCGACACCCTGCTGGTGTTCGAGAACGCACCGATCGGTTCGGCGGCAGCCGGCGTGACCACGCCCGACGGAGTGCGCTTCATCCCGGTCACGGTGGAAAGCCTCACCCACTACCCGCTGACGCTGGTCAGCTCCCCGCCCCGCGACGGCCGGCTCACCGTGCTGCTGGAGGCCGTTCCCGACGCGCTGGGGGAACTGTCGGTCCCGGACCTGGGCCGGCGGCTGCTGCAGGTGCTACGCCAGCTGGTCGACCCGGCGCGGCCCCGCATCGCTGACCTGGACGTGCTGCTGCCCGCCGAGCGGGCCCGCCGGGGCCAGCCGGTGGCATCGGTGAACGTACCCGCCGCCTCGGTTCCGGCCCTGTTCGCCGCCGCTGTCGCCGCGAACCCCGACAGCCCGGCGCTCACCGGCGAGGACCGTACCCTGACCTACGCCGAGCTGTACTCCGAAACGGCCCGGCTGGCAGGAGCCCTGGCCGGTCGGGGAATCGGCCAGGAAGACCGGGTCGCGATCGCGCTGCCGCGCTCGCTGGATTCGGTCATCGCGATACTGGCGGTGTTGCAGACCGGCGCGGCCTACGTCCCGATCGATGTCACTTTGCCCAAGACGCGAATCGAATCCATTCTGCGTCAAGCCGATCCGAAGCTGACGCTCACCGCCGAGCTGCTGGCCGAACTGCGTTCCGGCGATGTCGGGCGGGGCCCGACGCCGACGGCGATTCACCCCGACTCCGCCGCCTACGTCATCTTCACCTCCGGCTCCACCGGGGAACCCAAGGGCGTCGTCGGCACCCACCGAGCGCTCGCGTCCTATTTCGCCGACCACGAGCAGCGGATGTACGCACCCGCCGTGGCCCGGCTGGGCCGCAGACTGCGCATCGCGCACGCCTGGTCGTTGAGCTTCGACGCGAGCTGGCAGCCGCTGGTCGGCCTGCTGGGCGGGCAGAGCGTGCACCTGTTCTCGGCCGAGGAGATGCGCGACGCCGAGGCGATCATCGACGGCATCCGCCGGTACCGACTGGACATGATCGACACCTCACCGTCGATGTTCACCCAACTGTTCGACGCCGGCCTGCTCGGTGCGCAGGCCGCCCACCGCCTCAGCGTGCTGGCACTGGGCGGCGAGGCCATCGCAGCGCACACCTGGTTGAAGCTGCGGTCGGTATCGGCGGCGTCGTCGGTCGCCGTGCACAACTGCTACGGGCCCACCGAGGCCACTGTGGAGGCCGTGGTCGCCGACGTCGCCGACACGGACGTTCCGGTGATCGGAGAGGCGGTGCGGGGCATGACCGCTCACGTGCTGGACTCCGGGCTGCGCGGCGTACCCGACGGGGTGGCCGGCGAGCTGTACCTGGCCGGTGCGCAGGTCACCCGCGGATATCTGGGCCGGGCCGGCGCGACCGCCGGCCGCTACGTCGCCGACCCGTTTTCGGTCGGCGGCCGGATGTATCGCACCGGGGACCTGGTCCGGCGCCGCGCAGACGGCCGGCTGATGTATCTGGGACGCGCGGACGACCAGGTCAAGGTCCGTGGCTACCGGGTCGAGATCGCCGAGGTCGAGACCGCGCTGGCCGCGGCGACCGGCGTGACCGCCACCGCGGTGCTGCCCGTGCAGGGACCGACCGGAACCCAACTGGCCGGGTTCGTCACCGGCCCCGGCGTGGACGCCACCCGGGTCCGAGCCGAGATCGGCGCCCGGCTGCCGGCATACCTGGTGCCGGCGCGCATCACCGTGGTGGAGTCGATGCCGTTGACCCCCAACGGAAAACTCGACGCCGAGGCGCTGGTCGCCCTGGCCGGCCCCATCATCGGCAGCGGCGCGGAACCGGCCACCGACACCGAGCGGGCGCTGGTGGAGATCCTGGCCGAGGTCTTCGGGGGCCAAGCAGGCCTGGCAGGCGTGACCCCCGGTGTCGAGACCGATCTCCGTGAGCTGGGCCTGGACAGCATCGTCGCGCTGTCGATGGTCCGCGCAGCACGCCGGCGCGGGCTGCCCATGCGTCCGCGGACCGCTCTGACCTGCAACACGATTCGGGATCTGGCCGCCGCCCTGGACAACGAAGCCGCCGAGGCCGAGCGGGCCGTCGAATCAGCCGCCGACGACGGGCCGATCCCGCTGCTCCCGGCCGGCCGCTGGCTCTACCAGTACGGCAGCCCCCGCCGGCTCGGACAGGTGGAAGCGATTCGCCTTCCGGCCGGCACGGATCCGCAGCGACTGCGGTCTGCGCTGGCCGCGATCGTCGCCGTGCACCCGGTGCTGCACACCCGCCTCGATCCGGCCACGCTGATGCTGCACCCGATCGAACCCGTCGACATCCTGACCGAGATCGCCGTCGACGCCGACGATCTGCAGACGGTCACCGAGCACGGCACCCGGCTCCTGGCCGGCCTGGACCCGCAGGCCGGAGTCCTGCTGCGGGCGCTATGGCTTCGCCCGTCCGCCGGCACCGGGGTGCTGCTGCTGTGCGGGCACGTGCTGGCGCTGGACCCGGTCTCGTGGCAGGTGATCCTGGGCGAGCTGCACGCCGCGCTGGCCGGAGCCGACCCGCTGCCGGAACGCAGCGGCTACCGGCGCTGGGCCACCGCCCTCACCGAGCGCGCACACGCGCTGGACACCGCGGGGTACTGGGCTGCCCAACTGACCGGCGAGGACCCGGAGCTGGGCGCTCGGCGAGTGCGTCCCGACTGCGACCGCGCCGGCGACCTGACGGTCTCGATGGCCGTCGCCGATCCGACGATCACCGCCGCCCTGCTGGCGTCGCAGCTGCCGATGCATGACCTGTTGGTGGCGGCGACGGCGCGCATGGTCACCGCCTGGCGGACCCGGCGCGGGCAGGACGGTGCGGCGCCGCTGCTGGCGCTGGAGACCCACGGACGCGCCGAAGACGCCGTCCCCGGCGTCGACACCGCCGACATCGCCGGACTGCTGACCGCGATCTACCCGCTGCGGGTGCACCATCCCGACCCGGCGGGCGTCGCGCGGGCCCTGGCGCAGATCCCCGGCAGCGGCATCGATTACGGCCTGTTGGCCTACCTGCGCCCCGACACTGCCGTCCAGCTGGCCGCCGGTGCCGGACCGCAGGTGCTGCTGAACTACCTCGGGCGCGTCGACCGGGCCGGGGGCGGGCCGGCCGTGGCACCCGATCTGATCGCCGGCCTGCCGTCGGTGCCCGAACCCGACCAGGCGGTGCGCCACGAGCTGAGCATCTTCGCCGCGGTGGCCGACCTCGGGTCGGGCCCGGCGCTGATGACCCAGTGGCGCACGCTGCCCGACATCCTCGGCGCCGGGCAGATCACCGAACTGCAGGAACTATTCGCCCAAAGCCTGGGCGATCTGGTGGAGGAGCTGCGATGA
- a CDS encoding MbtH family protein produces the protein MSTNPFDDDNGAFYVLVNDEDQYSLWPTFADVPAGWRVVYGGEQGAARAACLEYVEQHWIDLRPKSLRDAMAAEQG, from the coding sequence ATGAGCACCAACCCCTTTGACGACGACAACGGCGCCTTCTACGTGCTGGTCAACGACGAGGACCAGTACAGCCTCTGGCCGACCTTCGCCGATGTTCCGGCCGGGTGGCGAGTGGTCTACGGAGGTGAACAGGGTGCCGCTCGCGCGGCATGTCTGGAGTACGTCGAACAGCATTGGATCGACCTGCGTCCCAAGAGTCTTCGTGATGCCATGGCGGCCGAACAGGGGTAG
- the mbtG gene encoding NADPH-dependent L-lysine N(6)-monooxygenase MbtG, with amino-acid sequence MSTLAVVGAGAKAVAVAAKAAVLREMGVEAPDVVAVERTEVAANWRATGGWTDGAHRLGTSPEKDVGFPYRSAVVAGRNAEIDERMTRYSWQSYLIATGQFAEWVDRGRPAPTHLRWSQYLRWVADAVRLRVIPGEVDRLSVNGAGWSLRTREASRETTVTAEAVMITGPGQAEKSILPGNPLVLSIAQFWHRAAADRISAERVAVIGGGETAASMLNELFRHRVSTITVISPQVTLFTRGEGFFENALFSDPTDWTALTLSERRDALARTDRGVFSARVQDALLADDRIRHLRGRVAHAVARDGRIRLTLSTNRGGENLETVHGFDLVIDGSGADPLWFVSLFGQDTLDLLELGLGGPLSGDRLAEAIGHDLAVAGVTPKLFLPNLAGLTQGPGFPNLSCLGLLSDRILGTRSTTTTAGSDLVSVRRTDIEESR; translated from the coding sequence ATGAGCACTCTGGCGGTGGTGGGCGCGGGCGCCAAGGCGGTGGCGGTGGCCGCCAAGGCGGCGGTGCTGCGCGAGATGGGTGTCGAGGCACCCGATGTGGTCGCCGTCGAACGCACCGAGGTGGCCGCCAACTGGCGGGCGACCGGCGGCTGGACTGACGGCGCGCACCGGCTGGGCACCAGCCCGGAGAAGGACGTCGGCTTCCCGTACCGCTCGGCGGTGGTGGCCGGCCGCAACGCCGAGATCGACGAGCGGATGACGCGCTACAGCTGGCAGTCCTACCTGATCGCCACCGGCCAGTTCGCCGAGTGGGTGGACCGGGGCCGGCCGGCCCCCACCCATCTGCGGTGGAGCCAGTACCTGCGCTGGGTCGCCGATGCGGTGCGGCTGCGCGTGATCCCCGGCGAGGTGGACCGGCTGTCGGTCAACGGCGCGGGCTGGTCGTTGCGCACGAGGGAGGCCTCCCGGGAGACCACAGTGACCGCCGAGGCGGTGATGATCACCGGCCCCGGCCAGGCCGAGAAGTCGATCCTGCCCGGCAACCCGCTGGTGCTCTCGATCGCCCAGTTCTGGCACCGGGCCGCCGCCGACCGGATCAGCGCCGAGCGCGTCGCCGTGATCGGCGGCGGTGAGACCGCCGCGTCGATGCTCAACGAGCTGTTCCGGCATCGGGTTTCGACGATCACGGTGATCTCCCCGCAGGTGACGCTGTTCACCCGCGGGGAAGGCTTCTTCGAGAACGCGCTGTTCTCCGACCCGACCGACTGGACCGCGCTGACCCTGTCCGAGCGGCGGGATGCGCTGGCCCGCACCGACCGCGGGGTGTTCTCGGCGCGCGTGCAGGACGCGCTGCTCGCCGACGACCGGATCCGGCATCTACGGGGCCGGGTTGCGCACGCGGTGGCTCGTGACGGCCGAATCCGGTTGACGCTGAGCACGAACCGCGGTGGTGAGAACCTCGAGACCGTGCACGGCTTCGACCTGGTCATCGACGGTTCCGGCGCCGACCCGCTGTGGTTCGTGTCGCTGTTCGGTCAGGACACCCTGGATCTGCTGGAGCTGGGCCTGGGCGGCCCGCTGTCCGGCGACCGGCTGGCCGAGGCGATCGGTCACGACCTGGCCGTCGCCGGTGTCACCCCGAAGCTGTTCCTGCCCAACCTGGCCGGACTGACCCAGGGGCCGGGGTTTCCCAACCTGAGCTGTCTGGGCCTGCTGTCCGACCGGATCCTGGGCACCCGATCGACTACCACCACCGCGGGCAGCGACCTGGTCTCTGTCCGACGGACCGATATCGAGGAGAGCCGATGA